From one Streptomyces sp. NBC_01478 genomic stretch:
- a CDS encoding GlxA family transcriptional regulator, with protein sequence MLKNVAVVLLDGVHPFELGVVCEVFGLDRSDEGLPVYDFAVASAEGPTLSTHAGFSLAVEHGLERLESADLIAVPAGATYAAREYPEELLDALRRAVDRGARVLSVCSGVFVLAAAGLLDGRRCAVHWHHAELLARRYPKVVVEPDVLYVDADPVITSAGTAAGIDACLHIVRKEQGPEVANAIARRMVVPPHRDGGQAQYIERPLPRSQCDTVGEVLVWMAEHLDQEVTVEQLAARALMSPRTFARRFQQETGTTPYRWILRQRVLLAQQLLEGTDETMDAIAWRAGFGTAPALRHQFVRALGTTPNAYRRTFRGPEAA encoded by the coding sequence ATGCTGAAAAACGTGGCCGTAGTCCTGCTCGACGGAGTCCACCCCTTCGAACTCGGCGTCGTCTGCGAGGTGTTCGGCCTCGACCGCAGCGACGAGGGCCTGCCGGTCTACGACTTCGCGGTCGCCTCGGCCGAGGGGCCGACGCTCTCCACCCACGCGGGCTTCTCCCTCGCCGTCGAGCACGGCCTGGAGCGGCTGGAGAGCGCGGACCTGATCGCCGTACCGGCGGGCGCCACCTATGCCGCCCGGGAGTATCCGGAGGAACTCCTCGATGCCCTACGCCGGGCCGTGGACCGGGGTGCCCGGGTGCTCAGCGTCTGCTCGGGCGTGTTCGTGCTGGCCGCCGCCGGGCTGCTGGACGGGCGGCGGTGCGCGGTGCACTGGCACCACGCGGAGCTGCTGGCCCGCCGGTATCCGAAGGTCGTCGTAGAGCCCGATGTGCTGTACGTGGACGCGGATCCCGTGATCACCTCGGCGGGCACCGCGGCCGGCATCGACGCCTGTCTGCACATCGTGCGCAAGGAGCAGGGGCCGGAGGTCGCCAACGCGATCGCCCGGCGGATGGTCGTACCGCCGCACCGCGACGGCGGCCAGGCCCAGTACATCGAGCGGCCGCTGCCGCGCTCGCAGTGCGACACGGTGGGCGAGGTGCTGGTGTGGATGGCGGAGCACCTCGACCAGGAGGTCACCGTCGAACAGCTCGCCGCCCGTGCCCTCATGTCGCCGCGGACCTTCGCCCGCCGCTTCCAGCAGGAGACCGGGACCACGCCGTACCGCTGGATCCTGCGTCAACGGGTGCTGCTGGCCCAGCAGTTGCTGGAGGGGACGGACGAGACGATGGACGCGATCGCCTGGCGCGCCGGTTTCGGCACCGCGCCCGCCCTGCGCCATCAGTTCGTCCGGGCCCTCGGCACCACCCCGAACGCCTACCGGCGCACGTTCAGGGGCCCGGAAGCCGCCTGA
- a CDS encoding putative Ig domain-containing protein has product MREKPRRSLRRLLTAAVPALTLSVFGLVAASPADAQPTAQSVVQSAQVSKATQNSKALTAPAAQAVHSTGKAGQKVPTEHLCATAAPGSAACFAQRRTDIKQQLASAVHADAAAAVSGLSPANLHSAYALPSTGGSGMTVAVVDAYNDPNAASDLATYRSNFGLSACTVASGCFKQVSQTGSTTSLPSNDTGWAGEEALDIDMVSAVCPNCNIILVEATSATDANLGTAENEAVALGAKFVSNSWGGSESSSQTSEDTSYFKHPGVAITVSSGDEAYGAEYPATSQYVTAVGGTALSTSSSTRGWTESVWKTSSTEGTGSGCSAYDAKPSWQTDTGCTKRMESDVSAVADPATGVAVYDTYGGSGWAVYGGTSASSPIIAGVYALAGTPGSSDYPAKYPYSHTGNLYDVTSGNNGTCSTSYFCTAGTGYDGPTGWGTPDGTAAFTAGTTTGNTVTVTNPGSQSTATGSTASLQISASDSASATLTYSASGLPTGLSVSSSTGLISGTASTAGTYAVTVTATDSTGASGSASFTWTVSTSGGGSCTSTQLLGNAGFESGNTTWTASSGVITNDTDEAARTGSYKAWLDGYGSAHTDTLSQAVTVPSGCTGTTFTFYLHVDTAETSTSTAYDKLTVTAGSTTLATYSNLNAATGYVAKSFSLSAFAGTTVTLKFSGVEDSSLQTSFVVDDTAVTTS; this is encoded by the coding sequence ATGCGTGAAAAGCCCCGACGGAGTCTGCGAAGACTGCTGACCGCCGCCGTACCCGCCCTCACCCTCAGCGTCTTCGGGCTCGTGGCGGCCTCCCCCGCCGACGCGCAGCCCACAGCCCAGTCAGTCGTCCAGTCCGCCCAGGTCTCCAAGGCCACCCAGAACTCCAAGGCCCTGACCGCCCCCGCGGCCCAGGCCGTCCACTCGACCGGCAAGGCCGGCCAGAAGGTGCCGACCGAGCACCTGTGCGCGACCGCGGCCCCCGGTTCGGCGGCCTGTTTCGCCCAGCGGCGCACCGACATCAAGCAGCAACTGGCCTCCGCGGTGCACGCGGACGCCGCCGCCGCGGTGTCCGGGCTGAGCCCGGCCAACCTGCACAGCGCGTACGCGCTGCCCTCGACCGGCGGTTCCGGCATGACGGTCGCCGTGGTCGACGCGTACAACGACCCCAACGCGGCCTCGGACCTGGCCACTTACCGCTCCAACTTCGGCCTGTCGGCCTGCACCGTGGCCAGCGGCTGCTTCAAGCAGGTCAGCCAGACCGGCTCGACCACCTCCCTGCCGAGCAACGACACCGGCTGGGCGGGCGAGGAAGCGCTCGACATCGACATGGTCAGCGCGGTCTGCCCGAACTGCAACATCATTCTGGTGGAGGCCACTTCGGCCACCGACGCCAACCTCGGTACCGCCGAGAACGAGGCCGTCGCCCTGGGCGCGAAGTTCGTGTCCAACAGTTGGGGCGGCTCCGAGTCCTCCTCGCAGACCTCCGAGGACACCTCGTACTTCAAGCACCCGGGTGTCGCGATCACCGTCTCCTCCGGTGACGAGGCCTACGGCGCCGAGTACCCGGCAACGTCCCAGTACGTGACGGCAGTCGGCGGCACCGCGCTCTCCACGTCCTCCAGCACCCGCGGCTGGACCGAGTCCGTGTGGAAGACCAGCAGCACCGAGGGCACCGGTTCCGGCTGCTCGGCGTACGACGCGAAGCCGAGCTGGCAGACCGACACGGGCTGCACCAAGCGCATGGAGTCCGACGTCTCCGCCGTCGCCGACCCCGCCACCGGCGTGGCCGTCTACGACACCTACGGCGGCTCCGGCTGGGCTGTCTACGGCGGCACCAGCGCCTCGTCCCCGATCATCGCGGGCGTCTACGCGCTGGCCGGCACCCCCGGTTCCAGTGACTACCCGGCGAAGTACCCCTACTCCCACACCGGCAACCTGTACGACGTCACCAGCGGCAACAACGGCACCTGCTCGACGAGTTACTTCTGCACCGCGGGCACCGGCTACGACGGCCCGACCGGCTGGGGCACCCCGGACGGCACCGCCGCCTTCACCGCCGGCACCACCACGGGCAACACGGTGACCGTCACCAACCCGGGCAGCCAGTCCACCGCGACCGGCTCCACGGCCAGCCTGCAGATCTCGGCCTCGGACAGCGCGAGCGCGACCCTCACCTACAGCGCGAGCGGGCTGCCGACCGGCCTGTCGGTCAGCAGCTCGACCGGGCTGATCTCCGGCACCGCGTCCACCGCCGGCACCTACGCCGTGACGGTGACCGCGACCGACTCCACCGGCGCCTCCGGCTCGGCCTCCTTCACCTGGACGGTCAGCACCTCCGGCGGCGGCTCCTGCACCTCGACGCAGTTGCTGGGCAACGCGGGCTTCGAGTCCGGCAACACGACCTGGACCGCGAGCAGCGGGGTCATCACCAACGACACCGACGAGGCGGCCCGCACCGGTTCGTACAAGGCCTGGCTCGACGGCTACGGCTCGGCCCACACCGACACGCTGTCCCAGGCGGTGACGGTCCCGAGCGGCTGCACGGGCACGACCTTCACCTTCTACCTGCACGTCGACACCGCGGAGACCAGCACCAGCACGGCTTACGACAAGCTGACGGTCACCGCCGGATCGACCACCCTGGCCACCTACTCCAACCTCAACGCGGCCACCGGGTACGTCGCGAAGTCCTTCAGCCTGTCGGCCTTCGCCGGCACCACCGTCACCCTGAAGTTCAGCGGAGTCGAGGACTCCTCGCTCCAGACCAGCTTCGTCGTCGACGACACCGCCGTCACGACGAGCTGA
- a CDS encoding ribonucleotide-diphosphate reductase subunit beta — translation MTTEAKNLLDPGFELTLRPMRYPDFYERYRDAIKNTWTVEEVDLHSDVADLAKLTPGEQHMIGRLVAFFATGDSIVANNLVLTLYKHINSPEARLYLSRQLFEEAVHVQFYLTLLDTYLPNPEDRAAAFDAVENIPSIREKAEFCFKWINEVEKLDSLQTQADRRRFLLNLICFAACIEGLFFYGAFAYVYWFRSRGLLHGLATGTNWVFRDETMHMSFAFEVVDTVRKEEPELFDDQLQQQVTDMLKEAVEAELQFGRDLCGDGLPGMNTDSMRQYLECVADQRLQRLGFAPVYGSENPFSFMELQGVQELTNFFERRPSAYQVAVEGTVDLDEDF, via the coding sequence ATGACCACCGAAGCCAAGAACCTTCTCGACCCGGGCTTCGAGCTGACCCTCCGCCCCATGCGCTACCCGGACTTCTACGAGCGCTACCGGGACGCGATCAAGAACACCTGGACCGTCGAGGAGGTCGACCTCCACTCGGACGTCGCCGACCTCGCGAAGCTGACGCCGGGTGAGCAGCACATGATCGGCCGGCTGGTCGCGTTCTTCGCGACGGGCGACTCGATCGTGGCGAACAACCTCGTGCTGACGCTGTACAAGCACATCAACTCCCCCGAGGCGCGGCTCTACTTGAGCCGCCAGCTCTTCGAGGAGGCCGTGCACGTCCAGTTCTACTTGACGCTGCTCGACACCTACCTTCCCAACCCGGAGGACAGGGCGGCCGCCTTCGACGCGGTGGAGAACATCCCCTCCATCCGCGAGAAGGCCGAGTTCTGCTTCAAGTGGATCAACGAGGTCGAGAAGCTGGACAGCCTCCAGACCCAGGCCGACCGCCGCCGCTTCCTCCTCAATCTCATCTGCTTCGCCGCGTGCATCGAGGGCCTGTTCTTCTACGGCGCGTTCGCGTACGTCTACTGGTTCCGCAGCCGGGGTCTCCTGCACGGCCTCGCCACCGGCACCAACTGGGTGTTCCGCGACGAGACCATGCACATGAGCTTCGCCTTCGAGGTGGTCGACACCGTCCGCAAGGAGGAGCCGGAGCTCTTCGACGACCAACTCCAGCAGCAGGTCACGGACATGCTGAAGGAGGCCGTCGAGGCGGAGCTTCAGTTCGGGCGCGATCTGTGCGGCGACGGGCTGCCGGGCATGAACACCGACTCGATGCGCCAGTACCTGGAGTGCGTCGCGGACCAGCGCCTCCAGCGGCTGGGCTTCGCGCCGGTCTACGGCTCCGAGAACCCCTTCTCCTTCATGGAGTTGCAGGGTGTGCAGGAGCTGACCAACTTCTTCGAGCGCCGCCCGTCGGCGTACCAGGTGGCCGTGGAGGGCACGGTCGACCTGGACGAGGACTTCTAG
- a CDS encoding ribonucleoside-diphosphate reductase subunit alpha, which translates to MTIAPAEPASATQANEATAATATGPGTHVPGTAVQDADGPGTAILRTLTELTADLPDADPGRVAAATLRGRSAHADLTELRELATEAAAGLISEDPVYSRLAARLLTISIAAEAASQGVTTFTESVAVGHREGLIADRTAEFARLHAARLDALIDTEADDRFGYFGLRTLYSRYLLRHPITRKVIETPQHFMLRVASGLAEDDSTRALDEVAALYRLMSRLDYLPSSPTLFNSGTRHPQMSSCYLLDSPLDELDSIYDRYHQVARLSKHAGGIGLSYSRIRSRGSLIRGTNGHSNGIVPFLKTLDASVAAVNQGGRRKGAAAVYLETWHSDIEEFLELRDNTGEDARRTHNLNLAHWIPDEFMRRVNEDGVWSLFSPADVPELVDLWGAEFDAAYRKAEAAGLAKKTIPARDLYGRMMRTLAQTGNGWMTFKDAANRTANQTAEPGHTVHSSNLCTEILEVTDDGETAVCNLGSVNLGAFVVGDDIDWERLDETVRTAVTFLDRVVDINFYPTEQAGRSNARWRPVGLGAMGLQDVFFKLRIPFDSPQAQALSTRISERIMLAAYEASADLAERNGPLPAWEKTRTAKGVLHPDHYDVELTWPERWTALRERIAQVGMRNSLLLAIAPTATIASIAGVYECIEPQVSNLFKRETLSGEFLQVNSYLVNELKQLGVWDARTREALRDANGSVQEFSWIPADVRALYRTAWEIPQRGLIDMAAARTPFLDQSQSLNLFLETPTIGKLSSMYAYAWKQGLKTTYYLRSRPATRIARAAQAQTQTPIPVQQLTPDEDAVACSLENPESCEACQ; encoded by the coding sequence GTGACCATCGCGCCAGCAGAGCCGGCATCAGCGACCCAGGCGAACGAGGCGACCGCAGCGACCGCGACCGGACCCGGAACCCACGTTCCCGGAACGGCCGTTCAGGACGCCGACGGCCCCGGCACCGCGATCCTGCGGACCCTGACCGAGCTGACCGCCGACCTTCCCGACGCCGACCCCGGCCGGGTCGCCGCCGCCACGTTGCGCGGCCGGTCCGCGCACGCGGACCTGACGGAACTGCGCGAACTGGCCACGGAGGCCGCCGCCGGCCTCATCTCCGAGGACCCCGTCTACTCCCGGCTCGCCGCCCGGCTGCTGACGATCAGCATCGCCGCCGAGGCCGCCTCGCAGGGCGTCACGACGTTCACCGAGTCCGTCGCCGTGGGCCACCGCGAGGGCCTCATCGCGGACCGCACCGCCGAGTTCGCCCGGCTGCACGCGGCCCGCCTCGACGCGCTGATCGACACGGAGGCCGACGACCGCTTCGGCTACTTCGGGCTTCGTACTCTGTACAGCCGTTACCTCCTCCGCCACCCGATCACCCGCAAGGTCATCGAGACCCCCCAGCACTTCATGCTGCGCGTGGCGTCCGGCCTGGCGGAGGACGACAGCACCCGCGCCCTGGACGAAGTAGCCGCGCTCTACCGCCTGATGAGCCGCCTGGACTACCTCCCGTCCTCCCCCACGCTCTTCAACTCCGGCACCCGGCACCCCCAGATGTCGTCCTGCTACCTCCTCGACTCCCCGCTGGACGAGCTGGACTCCATCTACGACCGCTACCACCAGGTCGCCCGCCTCTCGAAGCACGCCGGTGGCATCGGACTGTCGTACTCCCGCATTCGCAGCCGCGGTTCACTGATCCGCGGCACGAACGGGCACTCCAACGGCATCGTCCCGTTCCTGAAGACGCTGGACGCCTCGGTCGCCGCGGTGAACCAGGGCGGCCGGCGCAAGGGCGCGGCCGCGGTCTACCTGGAGACCTGGCACTCCGACATCGAGGAGTTCCTGGAGCTGCGCGACAACACGGGTGAGGACGCCCGCCGTACGCACAACCTGAACCTGGCGCACTGGATCCCGGACGAGTTCATGCGCCGGGTGAACGAGGACGGCGTCTGGTCGCTGTTCTCCCCCGCCGACGTGCCCGAGCTGGTCGACCTGTGGGGCGCGGAGTTCGACGCGGCCTACCGGAAGGCGGAGGCAGCGGGGCTGGCGAAGAAGACCATCCCGGCCCGCGACCTCTACGGCCGCATGATGCGCACCCTCGCGCAGACCGGCAACGGCTGGATGACCTTCAAGGACGCGGCCAACCGCACCGCCAACCAGACGGCCGAGCCGGGCCACACGGTCCACTCCTCGAACCTCTGCACGGAGATCCTGGAGGTCACGGACGACGGCGAGACGGCGGTCTGCAACCTGGGTTCGGTGAACCTCGGCGCGTTCGTCGTAGGCGACGACATCGACTGGGAGCGGCTGGACGAGACGGTCCGCACCGCCGTCACCTTCCTCGACCGTGTCGTGGACATCAACTTCTACCCGACCGAGCAGGCGGGCCGCTCCAACGCCCGCTGGCGCCCGGTGGGACTGGGTGCGATGGGCCTCCAGGACGTCTTCTTCAAACTCCGCATCCCCTTCGACTCCCCGCAGGCGCAGGCCCTTTCCACCCGTATCTCCGAGCGCATCATGCTCGCCGCGTACGAGGCCTCCGCCGACCTCGCCGAGCGCAACGGCCCGCTGCCGGCCTGGGAGAAGACCCGTACGGCGAAGGGTGTGCTGCACCCCGACCACTACGACGTGGAGCTGACCTGGCCGGAGCGCTGGACGGCCCTGCGGGAACGTATCGCCCAAGTCGGCATGCGCAACAGCCTGTTGCTGGCGATCGCCCCCACGGCCACCATCGCGTCCATCGCGGGCGTGTACGAGTGCATCGAGCCGCAGGTCTCGAACCTGTTCAAGCGCGAGACGCTGTCCGGCGAGTTCCTCCAGGTCAACTCGTACCTGGTGAACGAGCTGAAGCAGCTCGGCGTGTGGGACGCCCGCACCCGGGAGGCGCTGCGCGACGCCAACGGCTCGGTGCAGGAGTTCAGTTGGATCCCGGCCGACGTGCGCGCCCTGTACCGCACCGCGTGGGAGATCCCGCAGCGCGGCCTGATCGACATGGCCGCCGCCCGCACCCCGTTCCTGGACCAGTCCCAGTCCCTGAACCTGTTCCTGGAGACGCCGACGATCGGCAAGCTCTCCTCGATGTACGCGTACGCCTGGAAGCAGGGCCTGAAGACGACGTACTACCTGCGCTCGCGCCCGGCGACCCGCATCGCCCGCGCGGCCCAGGCGCAGACCCAAACCCCCATCCCCGTACAGCAGTTGACCCCCGACGAAGACGCGGTCGCCTGCTCCCTGGAAAACCCCGAGTCCTGCGAGGCCTGCCAGTAA
- a CDS encoding GNAT family N-acetyltransferase has product MDFLIRRADPTEYEPLGTLTAHAYLDDGLLDYGENDPYLPVLKDVASRAAAAEVLVAVDGDHLLGGVTFVPGPGPVADIARPGEAEIRTLVIARAARGRGAGEALVRACLDRARATEGCKAVVLSTQSSMHAAHRIYERLGFTRTPDRDWNPVPHLDDLTLLTYELTL; this is encoded by the coding sequence ATGGACTTCCTCATCCGCCGAGCAGACCCCACCGAATACGAACCCCTCGGCACCCTCACCGCCCACGCCTACCTCGACGACGGCCTCCTCGACTACGGCGAGAACGACCCCTACCTCCCCGTACTGAAGGACGTGGCAAGCAGGGCCGCGGCCGCCGAGGTCCTCGTCGCGGTGGACGGCGACCACCTCCTCGGCGGCGTCACCTTCGTCCCCGGCCCCGGCCCCGTCGCAGACATAGCGCGCCCCGGAGAGGCCGAGATCCGCACGCTCGTGATCGCCCGCGCCGCCCGCGGCCGAGGCGCCGGCGAGGCCCTCGTCCGCGCCTGCCTCGACCGCGCCCGAGCCACAGAGGGCTGCAAGGCCGTAGTCCTGTCGACCCAGTCCTCCATGCACGCGGCCCACCGCATCTACGAACGCCTCGGTTTCACCCGCACCCCGGACCGCGACTGGAATCCCGTGCCACACCTGGACGATCTCACTCTGCTCACCTACGAGCTGACACTCTGA
- the mctP gene encoding monocarboxylate uptake permease MctP, whose protein sequence is MNDGVNGVALAVFIFFFLAVTVLGFLAARWRRADNEHSLDEWGLGGRSFGTWVTWFLLGGDLYTAYTFVAVPAAVYAAGAAGFFAVPYTILVYPLIFMFLPRLWSVSHKHGYVTTSDFVRGRFGSKSLSLAVAVTGILATMPYIALQLVGIQAVLDVMGVGGSANSNWFVKDLPLLIAFAVLAAYTYSSGLRAPALIAFVKDGLIYIVITVAIIYIPIKLGGFDDIFSAAGAKFKAAGAGGLVPAPAGQWTYATLALGSALALFMYPHSITATLSSKSRNVIRRNTTILPLYSLMLGLLALLGFMAIAAGVKVTNGQLAIPQLFENMFPDWFAGVAFAAIGIGALVPAAIMSIAAANLFTRNIYKDFIKPDATPAQETKVSKIVSLLVKVGALAFVLTMDKTVAINFQLLGGIWILQTFPSLVGGLFTRWFHRWALLAGWAVGMLYGTLAAYGVASPTQSHFGGSAKEIPGIGEIGYIGLTAFVLNVAVTVVLTFALKALKAPEGIDETNPGDYTADAGDPGVEVELPPATADAAH, encoded by the coding sequence CTGGTTCCTGCTCGGCGGCGACCTCTACACGGCGTATACGTTCGTGGCGGTCCCGGCGGCGGTCTACGCGGCGGGCGCGGCCGGCTTCTTCGCGGTGCCGTACACGATCCTGGTGTACCCCCTGATCTTCATGTTCCTGCCCCGCCTCTGGTCGGTGTCGCACAAGCACGGATACGTGACGACGTCCGACTTCGTGCGCGGCCGCTTCGGCTCGAAGAGCCTGTCGCTGGCGGTGGCGGTCACCGGCATCCTGGCGACCATGCCGTACATCGCGCTTCAACTGGTCGGCATCCAGGCCGTGTTGGACGTCATGGGGGTGGGCGGCAGCGCGAACTCCAACTGGTTCGTGAAGGACCTGCCGCTGCTGATCGCGTTCGCCGTGCTGGCCGCGTACACCTACTCGTCCGGCCTCCGCGCCCCCGCGCTGATCGCGTTCGTGAAGGACGGGCTGATCTACATCGTGATCACGGTGGCGATCATCTACATCCCGATCAAGCTCGGCGGCTTCGACGACATCTTCAGCGCGGCGGGAGCCAAGTTCAAGGCGGCCGGGGCGGGCGGCCTCGTACCCGCCCCCGCCGGCCAATGGACGTACGCCACACTGGCGTTGGGCTCGGCACTGGCCCTGTTCATGTACCCCCACTCGATCACCGCGACGCTCTCCTCCAAGAGCCGCAACGTGATCCGCCGCAACACCACGATCCTGCCCCTGTACTCACTGATGCTGGGCCTGCTCGCGCTGCTCGGCTTCATGGCGATCGCGGCGGGCGTCAAGGTCACCAACGGCCAACTGGCCATCCCGCAGCTCTTCGAGAACATGTTCCCGGACTGGTTCGCGGGCGTGGCCTTCGCGGCGATCGGCATCGGAGCGCTCGTCCCCGCCGCCATCATGTCCATCGCGGCGGCGAACCTCTTCACCCGCAACATCTACAAGGACTTCATCAAGCCCGACGCGACCCCGGCCCAGGAGACCAAGGTCTCCAAGATCGTCTCCCTCCTGGTGAAGGTCGGCGCCCTGGCCTTCGTCCTGACGATGGACAAGACAGTCGCCATCAACTTCCAGCTCCTGGGCGGCATCTGGATCCTCCAGACCTTCCCGTCCCTGGTCGGCGGCCTCTTCACCCGCTGGTTCCACCGCTGGGCCCTCCTCGCCGGCTGGGCGGTCGGCATGCTCTACGGCACCCTCGCGGCCTACGGCGTGGCCTCCCCCACCCAGTCCCACTTCGGCGGCTCCGCGAAGGAGATCCCGGGGATCGGCGAGATCGGCTACATCGGCCTCACGGCGTTCGTCCTGAACGTCGCGGTGACGGTGGTCCTGACCTTCGCCTTGAAGGCACTCAAGGCCCCCGAGGGCATCGACGAGACCAACCCCGGCGACTACACGGCAGACGCAGGCGACCCGGGCGTAGAGGTGGAGCTGCCTCCGGCGACTGCTGACGCCGCCCACTGA